Proteins co-encoded in one Malus sylvestris chromosome 7, drMalSylv7.2, whole genome shotgun sequence genomic window:
- the LOC126629275 gene encoding protein ALP1-like: MDRRKLLLILLLEMSYLETICICTILVVMMLRGKQRHVERPTLTNRSLIRREISLCYLNGIIGNTDTECVNELRMDRRTFGILCDLLRQDGRVKTDGLVSVEEHVCMTLQILAHHTKNRSVGGRFYRSGETISRYFNSVLQGILLLQGILLKVPQPVPIDSTDPRWRCFKNCLGALDGTHIDVHVPEIDKPRYRTRKGRVATNVLGVCSGDMQFIYVFLGWEGSASDSRVLHDAISRPNGFKVPAGCYYLVDGGYTNGEGFLAPYRGIPYHLSEWEGRTPSNKEEYFNMKHSKARNVIERCFGLLKGRWSILRSPSFYPIRTQGRIITACCLLHNLIRQEMSVDPMENLPIIEDGQNTEEGEYVGSVQTSDQWTAMRNDMAQEMYNEWRAIRNQQPN; encoded by the exons atggatcgaaggaaacttttattgatcttattgttagagatgtcttatttggagacaatttgtatttgtacgattcttgtggtgatgatgctacgtggcaaacagagacatgttgaacgacccacattgactaaccgttcacttattagacgagagattagtttgtgttatctgaatggtataatagggaatactgatactgaatgtgtcaacgaattgagaatggatagaaggacttttggcatattatgcgacttacttcgtcaagatgggagggtaaaaactgatggtttggtgtctgtagaggaacatgtgtgtatgactttacaaatattagcacatcatactaagaatcgtagtgttggcggtagattttataggtcgggagagactataagtaggtatttcaatagcgtattgcaaggaattttgctattacaaggtatcctactaaaagtcccccagcctgtgcctattgattctacagatcctaggtggcgatgttttaag aattgcttgggagcattggatggaacacacattgatgtgcatgtacctgaaattgacaaaccaagataccgaacaagaaagggtcgagtcgcaactaatgtgttaggtgtgtgttcaggagatatgcagttcatatatgtgtttctggggtgggagggttccgcatcagactctagagtgctacatgatgcaattagtaggcctaatggttttaaagtaccagcgg gttgttattaccttgtagatggtggttatacaaatggtgaaggattccttgcaccctatagaggaataccttatcatttatctgaatgggagggacgaacaccttctaataaggaagaatattttaacatgaagcattctaaggcaaggaatgtaattgaacgctgttttggcctgctaaaaggaaggtggtcgatactaaggagtccatctttctatccgataaggacacaaggtcgaataattaccgcttgttgcctactacacaatcttattaggcaagagatgtctgtagatccaatggagaatttgccaataatagaagatggacaaaatacagaagaaggtgaatatgttggtagtgTTCAAACATCGGACCAGTGGACTGCAATGAGGAATGATATGGCTCAGGAAATGTATAAtgagtggagagcaattaggaaccagcaaccgaactag
- the LOC126629274 gene encoding beta-amylase 2, chloroplastic-like isoform X1 — translation MAQFSAPQVSSTLRAPRRPIACCKATTMARLSSCTQTAVASLKLTPGFRGLPELNSCHLRVLGSDRSWSFAVARDSAEGTAVGDPVENAGHNQAEDSSTEKFEERDFTGTPYVPVYVMLPLGVINMNFELVEPEALRNQLQVLKSVGVDGVMVDCWWGIVEAHNPQQYNWNGYKRLFQIVRDLNLKLQVVMSFHECGGNVGDDVHIPLPHWVTEIGQKNPDIYFTNKEGKRNAECLTWGIDKERVLRGRTAVEVYFDYMRSFRVEFNEFFEEGIISEIEVGLGPCGELRYPSYPEQHGWKYPGIGEFQCYDRYLMKYLTQAAEARGHSFWARAPDNAGSYSSQPHETGFFRDGGDYDSYYGRFFLNWYSRVLIDHGDRVLALANLAFEGTHIATKVSGIHWWYKTASHPAELTAGFYNSCNRDGYVPISEMLKKHEAALNFTCVEMRTSDQHQGFPEALADPEGLVWQVASTETHVLNAAWDADIPVASENALACFDREGYNKILENAKPRNDPDGRHLSAFTYLRLSPVLIERHNLMEFERFVKRMHGEAAHDV, via the exons ATGGCACAATTCTCGGCTCCTCAAGTATCCAGTACGCTGAGGGCGCCACGCCGGCCAATTGCTTGTTGCAAGGCGACGACAATGGCTCGGTTGTCGTCCTGCACACAGACCGCGGTAGCATCCCTTAAGCTCACTCCGGGGTTTCGGGGCTTGCCGGAGCTCAATTCGTGTCATTTGAGAGTATTGGGGAGTGATCGGTCTTGGAGTTTCGCCGTGGCAAGAGACAGTGCTGAGGGGACTGCGGTGGGTGATCCTGTGGAAAATGCCGGTCACAATCAG GCTGAAGATTCTTCAACAGAAAAGTTTGAGGAGCGTGATTTTACCGGCACGCCGTATGTTCCTGTGTATGTGATGTTACCG TTGGGTGTGATCAATATGAACTTTGAGCTAGTTGAGCCAGAAGCTCTGCGAAATCAACTACAAGTGTTGAAGTCGGTTGGAGTTGATGGTGTTATGGTTGATTGCTGGTGGGGGATAGTAGAGGCGCACAATCCACAGCAATATAATTGGAATGGCTACAAGAGACTTTTTCAGATTGTGCGTGATCTTAACCTTAAGCTACAG GTCGTGATGTCATTCCATGAATGTGGAGGCAATGTTGGGGATGATGTACATATCCCACTTCCTCACTGGGTGACAGAAATTGGCCAAAAGAATCCTgatatatattttacaaataAAGAAGGGAAACGCAATGCTGAATGTCTCACATGGGGAATTGATAAGGAGCGAGTTTTAAGAGGCCGTACTGCTGTTGAG GTTTACTTCGACTACATGAGGAGCTTCAGAGTtgaatttaatgaattttttgagGAAGGAATAATATCAGAAATTGAAGTTGGATTAGGTCCATGTGGAGAGCTACGTTATCCTTCTTATCCTGAACAGCATGGTTGGAAATATCCTGGTATTGGTGAATTCCAG TGTTATGACCGATACTTGATGAAGTATCTGACGCAGGCTGCAGAAGCAAGGGGCCACTCCTTTTGGGCCAGAGCACCAGATAATGCAGGTTCTTATAGTTCCCAACCACATGAGACAGGGTTTTTCCGTGACGGAGGTGATTATGATAGCTACTATGGCAGATTCTTCCTCAATTGGTACTCCCGTGTTTTGATTGATCATGGTGATCGTGTACTTGCTCTGGCCAATTTAGCTTTCGAAGGCACACACATTGCTACAAAG GTATCAGGTATCCACTGGTGGTACAAGACTGCCAGCCATCCTGCTGAATTAACTGCTGGATTTTACAACTCCTGCAATCGTGATGGGTATGTGCCAATATCAGAAATGTTAAAAAAGCATGAGGCTGCCCTGAATTTCACATGTGTTGAAATGCGCACGTCAGACCAGCATCAGGGCTTTCCGGAAGCACTGGCAGACCCTGAGGGATTGGTTTGGCAGGTAGCAAGCACAGAAACTCAT GTGCTGAATGCTGCATGGGATGCTGACATTCCAGTCGCTAGTGAGAATGCTCTTGCATGCTTTGATAGAGAAGGCTACAACAAGATATTAGAAAATGCTAAGCCCAGGAATGATCCAGATGGCAGACATTTATCCGCATTTACCTACCTCAGATTAAGCCCAGTTCTCATTGAGAGGCATAACTTAATGGAGTTCGAACGGTTTGTCAAGAGAATGCATG GAGAAGCCGCTCATGATGTTTAG
- the LOC126629274 gene encoding beta-amylase 2, chloroplastic-like isoform X2, protein MAQFSAPQVSSTLRAPRRPIACCKATTMARLSSCTQTAVASLKLTPGFRGLPELNSCHLRVLGSDRSWSFAVARDSAEGTAVGDPVENAGHNQAEDSSTEKFEERDFTGTPYVPVYVMLPLGVINMNFELVEPEALRNQLQVLKSVGVDGVMVDCWWGIVEAHNPQQYNWNGYKRLFQIVRDLNLKLQVVMSFHECGGNVGDDVHIPLPHWVTEIGQKNPDIYFTNKEGKRNAECLTWGIDKERVLRGRTAVEVYFDYMRSFRVEFNEFFEEGIISEIEVGLGPCGELRYPSYPEQHGWKYPGIGEFQCYDRYLMKYLTQAAEARGHSFWARAPDNAGSYSSQPHETGFFRDGGDYDSYYGRFFLNWYSRVLIDHGDRVLALANLAFEGTHIATKVSGIHWWYKTASHPAELTAGFYNSCNRDGYVPISEMLKKHEAALNFTCVEMRTSDQHQGFPEALADPEGLVWQVLNAAWDADIPVASENALACFDREGYNKILENAKPRNDPDGRHLSAFTYLRLSPVLIERHNLMEFERFVKRMHGEAAHDV, encoded by the exons ATGGCACAATTCTCGGCTCCTCAAGTATCCAGTACGCTGAGGGCGCCACGCCGGCCAATTGCTTGTTGCAAGGCGACGACAATGGCTCGGTTGTCGTCCTGCACACAGACCGCGGTAGCATCCCTTAAGCTCACTCCGGGGTTTCGGGGCTTGCCGGAGCTCAATTCGTGTCATTTGAGAGTATTGGGGAGTGATCGGTCTTGGAGTTTCGCCGTGGCAAGAGACAGTGCTGAGGGGACTGCGGTGGGTGATCCTGTGGAAAATGCCGGTCACAATCAG GCTGAAGATTCTTCAACAGAAAAGTTTGAGGAGCGTGATTTTACCGGCACGCCGTATGTTCCTGTGTATGTGATGTTACCG TTGGGTGTGATCAATATGAACTTTGAGCTAGTTGAGCCAGAAGCTCTGCGAAATCAACTACAAGTGTTGAAGTCGGTTGGAGTTGATGGTGTTATGGTTGATTGCTGGTGGGGGATAGTAGAGGCGCACAATCCACAGCAATATAATTGGAATGGCTACAAGAGACTTTTTCAGATTGTGCGTGATCTTAACCTTAAGCTACAG GTCGTGATGTCATTCCATGAATGTGGAGGCAATGTTGGGGATGATGTACATATCCCACTTCCTCACTGGGTGACAGAAATTGGCCAAAAGAATCCTgatatatattttacaaataAAGAAGGGAAACGCAATGCTGAATGTCTCACATGGGGAATTGATAAGGAGCGAGTTTTAAGAGGCCGTACTGCTGTTGAG GTTTACTTCGACTACATGAGGAGCTTCAGAGTtgaatttaatgaattttttgagGAAGGAATAATATCAGAAATTGAAGTTGGATTAGGTCCATGTGGAGAGCTACGTTATCCTTCTTATCCTGAACAGCATGGTTGGAAATATCCTGGTATTGGTGAATTCCAG TGTTATGACCGATACTTGATGAAGTATCTGACGCAGGCTGCAGAAGCAAGGGGCCACTCCTTTTGGGCCAGAGCACCAGATAATGCAGGTTCTTATAGTTCCCAACCACATGAGACAGGGTTTTTCCGTGACGGAGGTGATTATGATAGCTACTATGGCAGATTCTTCCTCAATTGGTACTCCCGTGTTTTGATTGATCATGGTGATCGTGTACTTGCTCTGGCCAATTTAGCTTTCGAAGGCACACACATTGCTACAAAG GTATCAGGTATCCACTGGTGGTACAAGACTGCCAGCCATCCTGCTGAATTAACTGCTGGATTTTACAACTCCTGCAATCGTGATGGGTATGTGCCAATATCAGAAATGTTAAAAAAGCATGAGGCTGCCCTGAATTTCACATGTGTTGAAATGCGCACGTCAGACCAGCATCAGGGCTTTCCGGAAGCACTGGCAGACCCTGAGGGATTGGTTTGGCAG GTGCTGAATGCTGCATGGGATGCTGACATTCCAGTCGCTAGTGAGAATGCTCTTGCATGCTTTGATAGAGAAGGCTACAACAAGATATTAGAAAATGCTAAGCCCAGGAATGATCCAGATGGCAGACATTTATCCGCATTTACCTACCTCAGATTAAGCCCAGTTCTCATTGAGAGGCATAACTTAATGGAGTTCGAACGGTTTGTCAAGAGAATGCATG GAGAAGCCGCTCATGATGTTTAG